One genomic segment of Actinomycetota bacterium includes these proteins:
- a CDS encoding GAF domain-containing sensor histidine kinase has protein sequence MSHREPSTSVPSDDARTGMLIEAGLALAAELDLEAVLQRIVELAVAITGARYGALGVLGEDTPRIERFITQGVTEQERAAIGHPPVGHGILGLLIRERRPMRIPEIGADPRSAGFPPNHPPMHSFLGAPVTALGQVFGNIYLTEKQGASEFTEDDEAALVVLATQAGVAIENARLYEEMRRAHEELARLELLEERERIAKELHDGVIQALFAVGMGLQGTAAMANDPEIARRIENATEEVDRAIRDLRNYIFGLRPGILADRQLDQALQQLALEFQGRSDVLTIVDVDDGVAAELASRAADVVQLVREALSNVGRHAQATSCRISLRRSDGGAELEVDDDGMGFDPSAPSSGMGMRNLRERVTSLGGELTILSVAGEGTTIRARLPL, from the coding sequence GTGAGCCATCGCGAGCCGTCGACGAGCGTGCCTTCCGACGACGCCCGCACGGGCATGTTGATCGAGGCGGGACTCGCCCTCGCAGCGGAGCTCGACCTCGAAGCCGTGCTCCAGCGGATCGTGGAGCTGGCCGTGGCGATCACGGGGGCCCGTTACGGAGCGCTCGGCGTGCTCGGCGAGGACACTCCTCGCATCGAGCGATTCATCACCCAGGGCGTGACCGAGCAGGAGCGAGCCGCGATCGGGCACCCGCCGGTGGGTCACGGCATCCTCGGGCTGCTGATCCGGGAACGGCGACCGATGCGCATCCCCGAGATCGGTGCCGACCCGAGGTCGGCCGGCTTCCCGCCGAACCACCCGCCGATGCATTCGTTCCTCGGGGCGCCGGTCACGGCCCTCGGCCAGGTCTTCGGCAACATCTACCTCACCGAGAAGCAAGGGGCCTCGGAGTTCACCGAGGACGACGAGGCCGCGTTGGTCGTGCTGGCCACGCAGGCCGGCGTCGCGATCGAGAACGCCCGGCTGTACGAGGAGATGCGGCGAGCTCACGAGGAGCTCGCCCGGCTCGAGCTGCTCGAGGAACGCGAGCGCATCGCGAAGGAGCTACACGACGGCGTGATCCAGGCGCTGTTCGCGGTGGGCATGGGGCTGCAGGGCACCGCGGCGATGGCCAACGACCCCGAGATCGCCCGACGCATCGAGAACGCGACGGAAGAGGTCGACCGCGCGATCCGCGACCTGCGCAACTACATCTTCGGGCTGCGGCCCGGCATCCTCGCCGACCGTCAGCTCGACCAGGCGCTCCAGCAGCTCGCGCTCGAGTTCCAGGGGCGGTCCGACGTGCTCACGATCGTCGACGTCGACGACGGCGTTGCGGCCGAGCTCGCGAGTCGCGCGGCCGACGTGGTACAGCTCGTGCGCGAGGCCCTCTCGAACGTGGGCCGCCATGCCCAGGCCACATCGTGCCGCATCAGCCTGCGACGCTCCGACGGCGGCGCCGAGCTCGAGGTCGACGACGACGGCATGGGGTTCGACCCGTCGGCCCCCTCGTCGGGCATGGGCATGCGCAACCTGCGTGAGCGGGTGACCTCGCTGGGCGGCGAGCTCACGATCCTCAGCGTCGCCGGCGAAGGCACCACGATCAGGGCGCGGCTCCCCCTCTAG